A genome region from Planctomycetota bacterium includes the following:
- the mreC gene encoding rod shape-determining protein MreC codes for MAALLAATVYFSAAAERSPNPTWYQRWSQKAVSPAAKVLSSAYSWAHSRFGEYLELSGAKKENLALKGQLQELQSELLKAREENRGMKAAENLFSESGFAKAEAKAARVVGYDPVSVFRSITIDRGTEDGVAPDQAVVSGGGVIGRVMKAGSRNSQVLLVTDLNSSVDVLDARTRARGLLVGKRQDLGLRRERWLTQAEYVSASEEIRKGDLLLTSGLDGIFPKGLPVGVVSRVKKDDSGLFWQAEVEPYAELNKLEEV; via the coding sequence ATGGCCGCGCTGCTCGCCGCCACGGTGTATTTTTCCGCCGCCGCTGAGAGGTCGCCGAATCCGACTTGGTACCAGCGCTGGTCGCAAAAGGCGGTGTCTCCCGCGGCGAAGGTTTTATCTTCGGCGTATTCCTGGGCGCATTCTCGTTTTGGCGAATATCTTGAGTTGAGCGGCGCTAAAAAGGAAAACCTGGCCTTGAAAGGCCAGCTGCAAGAGTTGCAATCCGAGCTTTTGAAGGCCCGCGAGGAGAATCGCGGCATGAAGGCGGCGGAAAACCTCTTCTCCGAGAGCGGCTTCGCGAAGGCCGAGGCCAAGGCGGCGCGAGTGGTCGGCTACGATCCCGTCTCGGTCTTCCGCAGCATCACCATCGATCGTGGCACCGAAGACGGCGTCGCGCCCGACCAGGCTGTGGTTTCGGGGGGCGGCGTCATCGGTCGGGTGATGAAAGCCGGGAGCCGCAACAGTCAAGTTTTGCTGGTGACCGACTTGAACAGCTCGGTCGATGTGCTCGACGCCCGCACCCGCGCCCGCGGACTATTGGTGGGCAAGCGCCAGGATTTGGGCCTGCGGCGCGAACGCTGGCTGACCCAGGCCGAGTACGTTTCGGCTTCCGAGGAAATTCGCAAGGGCGACCTGCTGCTGACGTCGGGCTTGGACGGGATCTTCCCCAAGGGCTTGCCAGTCGGCGTGGTGAGCCGCGTGAAAAAAGATGACAGCGGATTGTTTTGGCAGGCCGAGGTCGAGCCCTATGCCGAATTGAACAAACTGGAAGAAGT
- a CDS encoding rod shape-determining protein — MGLKSLLGWFSVDMGIDLGTCNTLVCVRGEGIVLNEPSVVAVRKGTNKVLNDGTAVGFAAKEMLGKTPGSISAIRPLKDGVISDFEMTEAMLAYFIRKVNGHGRIFGPRVVIAVPSGITAVEKRAVLDSAERAGARKVYLVEEPMAAGIGAGLPIIEATASMIVDIGGGTTEVAVISLAGIVYSKSIRVAGDKMDEAIIQYLKRKYNLLIGERTAEAIKITVGSAYPNGEIKTMEIKGRDLVAGVPRVMEVNSEEIRESIAEPVHAIVEAIKIALERTPPELAADIIDKGIVLAGGGALLAHLDVLIREETGLPVTIADDPLSCVVHGTGKALDQLDSLKGITVNSY; from the coding sequence ATGGGTCTGAAATCTCTTCTTGGTTGGTTCAGCGTCGACATGGGCATCGACCTGGGCACCTGCAACACCCTGGTGTGCGTGCGCGGCGAGGGCATCGTGCTCAACGAGCCGAGCGTGGTCGCGGTGCGCAAGGGAACCAACAAGGTCCTCAACGACGGCACCGCGGTGGGTTTCGCCGCCAAGGAGATGCTGGGCAAGACGCCGGGATCGATCAGCGCCATTCGCCCGCTCAAGGACGGCGTGATCTCCGACTTCGAGATGACCGAGGCCATGCTGGCCTATTTCATCCGCAAGGTGAACGGCCACGGCCGCATCTTCGGTCCGCGCGTCGTCATCGCCGTGCCCAGCGGCATCACCGCCGTTGAGAAGCGCGCCGTGCTGGACAGTGCCGAGCGCGCCGGAGCCCGCAAGGTCTATCTGGTCGAGGAGCCGATGGCCGCCGGCATCGGCGCCGGTCTACCGATCATCGAGGCGACGGCCAGCATGATCGTCGACATCGGCGGCGGCACCACCGAAGTGGCGGTGATCAGCTTGGCCGGCATCGTCTATTCCAAGTCGATCCGCGTGGCCGGCGACAAGATGGACGAGGCGATCATCCAGTATTTAAAGCGAAAGTATAACTTGCTGATCGGTGAACGCACCGCCGAGGCGATCAAGATCACCGTCGGCAGCGCCTATCCCAACGGGGAAATCAAGACGATGGAGATCAAGGGTCGGGATTTGGTGGCGGGCGTGCCCCGGGTGATGGAAGTCAATTCCGAGGAGATCCGAGAGTCCATCGCCGAGCCGGTGCATGCCATCGTCGAGGCGATCAAGATCGCTCTCGAGCGCACTCCTCCCGAATTGGCGGCGGACATTATCGACAAGGGCATCGTGCTTGCCGGCGGAGGGGCCCTCTTGGCTCATCTCGACGTCCTGATCCGCGAGGAGACGGGGCTTCCGGTGACGATCGCCGACGATCCTCTTTCTTGCGTGGTCCATGGTACCGGCAAGGCCTTGGATCAGCTGGATTCGCTCAAAGGGATTACGGTGAATTCGTATTAG
- the lnt gene encoding apolipoprotein N-acyltransferase: protein MAGLCGLGSALIALSLDPFNAAWLALPAWAPLTLAAHLTSRWRQEELVVDGASRLRDRRAAWRLALIAWVIGSLRWFWLESWIGPVSEYGWPALAIVMGAFDALYAVALSRSGRSTRFRNWPLALRAGIILCGCEWFRGRVFMDGYPWFMPAQPLIDFPWLAQSAEVIGAAGLGCLPGVIAGVFAALAAPPRTHWRTGVAIAALFSAALLCFGFLRQPNFKDSESLRVLVIQTNVPQSNKMAPTREMQQEQFDTAMRITVEALNALRSSGPSPDLIAWPETVLPGVGLESDAIMLQRERGLWPADRLTSQLERLVSEGGVPLLVGSSAYEGLRIEGMQYKWNRHYNSGYLLKPGGRHERVDKVVLTPFGETMPYISYWKALEQALLDFGGRGMEFDLSTGERPRTLSMQTSKGRVALAVPICFEDTVSRAVRGLVNADEGADAIVNLSNDGWFGDFDPARRHHEQAARWRCVELRRSLLRVVNTGVSGAFDPAGRRIGESLPARKAGWMVASLPLERTRTLFATIGDVFSWTMFLASFLMYCFPNKRKHTTHSAGAAAAAMLACVFIAGCSDSKQTKMPSWSSKEQSVSPEGDATLSRRSASKPTIPVSNSSDLGRSARLVLDEASRNPDRALRAHAIEAMQHDLTIFEPAVRRGLADPDPSVRFVSAMSVAKVSLPGAAPLLEPLRLDPNDSVRAAAILALKRCGVEVDPTPLAAMIFAQSAELRGNAAIVLGELGNKSALMLLKDAAHHPMNRATASAVKIVNLQIAEAMVLLGDTTEIEPIHAALFFRSDQSECIELACEISSRIADQSALPMLQRLIEANGTDIRPIEIRLFAAIAVCKIMKPAPVKLAELGTIASRDPNVRVRTLGAKLFGVVGGPDTEATLSKLLRDREPEVQVAAAGSILRRQANAPTSTMAPVPVQPPPPEPAASEPPKDAKLEIPR, encoded by the coding sequence GTGGCAGGCCTCTGCGGCCTCGGGTCGGCGCTGATCGCGCTCTCGCTGGACCCATTCAACGCCGCGTGGCTGGCGCTGCCGGCGTGGGCGCCGCTGACGCTGGCGGCGCATCTGACCAGCCGCTGGCGGCAGGAGGAGCTCGTCGTCGACGGCGCGTCGAGACTGCGGGACCGCCGCGCCGCCTGGCGTCTGGCGTTGATCGCCTGGGTCATCGGCAGCCTGCGCTGGTTCTGGCTCGAAAGCTGGATCGGACCCGTCAGCGAATATGGCTGGCCGGCACTGGCCATCGTCATGGGAGCCTTCGACGCCCTCTACGCCGTGGCCCTTTCGCGCAGCGGCCGCTCCACGCGCTTCCGCAACTGGCCCCTGGCGCTTCGCGCGGGCATCATCCTCTGTGGCTGCGAGTGGTTCCGCGGCCGCGTCTTCATGGATGGCTATCCCTGGTTCATGCCGGCCCAGCCGCTGATCGACTTTCCATGGCTCGCACAGAGCGCCGAGGTGATCGGTGCCGCGGGTCTCGGGTGTCTGCCGGGAGTGATCGCGGGAGTTTTCGCCGCGCTGGCCGCGCCGCCGCGGACGCATTGGCGCACCGGGGTCGCCATCGCCGCGCTGTTCTCGGCCGCACTATTGTGCTTCGGGTTCCTGCGCCAGCCGAACTTCAAGGATTCCGAGTCGTTGCGGGTGCTCGTGATCCAGACCAATGTTCCACAGAGCAACAAGATGGCGCCGACCCGCGAGATGCAGCAGGAGCAGTTCGACACCGCGATGCGGATCACGGTGGAGGCCTTGAACGCGCTGCGCTCCAGCGGCCCATCGCCCGACCTGATCGCTTGGCCGGAGACGGTGCTGCCGGGCGTGGGCCTGGAGAGCGACGCGATCATGCTGCAGCGCGAGCGGGGACTCTGGCCCGCCGACCGGCTGACGTCGCAGCTTGAGCGATTGGTCTCCGAAGGCGGCGTGCCGCTGCTGGTGGGCAGCTCCGCCTACGAGGGTCTGCGGATCGAAGGCATGCAGTACAAGTGGAACCGCCACTACAACAGCGGCTACCTGCTCAAGCCCGGCGGCCGACATGAGCGCGTCGACAAGGTCGTGCTCACTCCCTTCGGCGAGACCATGCCCTACATCTCCTACTGGAAGGCGCTCGAGCAGGCGCTGCTGGATTTCGGCGGCCGCGGCATGGAGTTCGACCTTTCCACCGGCGAGAGACCGCGCACGTTGTCGATGCAGACGTCGAAGGGCCGCGTGGCGCTGGCGGTGCCGATCTGCTTCGAGGACACCGTCTCGCGGGCGGTGCGCGGTCTGGTGAACGCCGACGAGGGCGCCGACGCGATCGTGAACCTGAGCAACGACGGATGGTTCGGTGATTTCGATCCGGCGCGGCGCCACCACGAGCAGGCCGCGCGGTGGCGCTGCGTGGAGTTGCGCCGCTCGCTGCTGCGCGTGGTCAACACCGGCGTCAGCGGGGCGTTCGATCCGGCCGGCCGGCGCATCGGCGAATCGCTGCCGGCCCGCAAGGCGGGATGGATGGTCGCGTCGCTGCCGCTGGAACGAACCCGAACCCTCTTTGCTACGATCGGCGATGTATTCTCCTGGACCATGTTTCTGGCCTCGTTCCTCATGTACTGCTTCCCCAACAAACGAAAACACACGACTCATTCGGCGGGGGCGGCCGCGGCAGCCATGCTTGCCTGCGTTTTTATTGCGGGATGCAGCGACTCCAAGCAGACGAAAATGCCCTCCTGGAGCAGCAAGGAGCAGAGCGTTTCGCCCGAGGGCGACGCCACGCTGTCTCGCCGCAGCGCGTCCAAGCCGACGATCCCCGTCTCCAACTCAAGCGACCTGGGCCGCAGCGCGAGGCTGGTGCTGGACGAGGCCTCGCGCAATCCCGACCGCGCCCTGCGGGCCCACGCCATCGAGGCGATGCAGCATGACTTGACGATCTTCGAGCCCGCCGTGCGCCGCGGGCTGGCCGACCCCGACCCGAGCGTGCGCTTCGTTTCGGCGATGAGCGTGGCCAAGGTGAGCCTGCCGGGGGCGGCACCGCTGCTGGAGCCGCTGCGCCTGGACCCCAACGACAGCGTCCGCGCCGCGGCGATCCTGGCCCTGAAGCGCTGCGGCGTGGAGGTGGATCCCACCCCGCTGGCCGCGATGATCTTCGCCCAGAGCGCCGAGCTGCGCGGTAACGCGGCGATCGTGCTGGGGGAGCTGGGCAACAAGTCGGCCCTGATGCTGCTCAAGGATGCCGCCCACCACCCGATGAACCGGGCCACCGCCTCGGCGGTCAAGATCGTGAACCTGCAGATCGCCGAAGCGATGGTGCTGCTGGGCGACACCACGGAGATCGAGCCCATCCACGCCGCGCTCTTCTTCCGCTCCGACCAGAGCGAGTGCATCGAGCTGGCCTGCGAGATCTCCAGCCGGATCGCCGACCAGAGCGCCCTGCCCATGCTGCAGCGGCTGATCGAGGCCAACGGCACGGACATCCGGCCGATCGAGATCCGCCTCTTCGCCGCGATCGCGGTGTGCAAGATCATGAAGCCGGCGCCGGTCAAGCTGGCCGAGCTGGGCACGATCGCGTCGCGGGATCCCAACGTCCGCGTGCGGACGCTGGGCGCCAAGCTCTTCGGCGTGGTGGGCGGACCCGACACGGAAGCCACGCTTTCCAAACTGCTTCGGGACCGCGAGCCCGAGGTCCAGGTTGCCGCCGCCGGAAGCATCCTGCGCCGCCAGGCGAACGCGCCGACCTCCACCATGGCGCCGGTGCCGGTCCAGCCGCCTCCGCCCGAACCGGCGGCATCGGAACCTCCAAAAGATGCTAAATTGGAGATTCCTCGTTGA